Below is a genomic region from Anguilla anguilla isolate fAngAng1 chromosome 18, fAngAng1.pri, whole genome shotgun sequence.
GTCTGCTGTAACACTTCAGGGGCTAAAACATAATAGAAATGAACCTGGAGATGTGTTAAATCTGCACTATGGGGGCTGACCTGCAGGTGTTGGGCTGTGTAAAGCACTATGGGGCCTGACCTGCAGGTGTTGGGCTGTGTAAAGTACTATGGGGCCTGACCTGCAGGTGTTGGGCTGTGTAAAGCACTATAGGGGCTGACCTGCAGGTGTGGGTCTGTGTAAAGTACTATAGGGGCTGACCTGCAGGTGTGGGTCTGTGTAAAGTATTATAGGGGCTGATCTGCAGGTGCGGGTCTGTGTAAAGTACTATAGGGGCTGACCTGCAGGTGTGGGTCTGTGTAAAGTACTATAGGGGCTGACCTGCAGGTGTGGGTCTGTGTAAAGTACTATAGGGGCTGACCTGCAGGTGCGGGTCTGTGTAAAGTACTATAGGGGCTGACCTGCAGGTGTGGGTCTGTGTAAAGTACTATAGGGGCTGACCTGCAGGTGCGGGTCTGTGTAAAGTACTATAGGGGCTGACCTGCAGGTGTGGGCAGCAGAAGGCCGTACAGCCGCTCTCTGGCAGGCCGAtacagcagagcctgggggggAAGATCCgtttcctcctcatcctccagCGTGTTACTGCACTCAACCACACCGTCGTACAGGACATTGTAGACTATGAAGCACTCTGCTctaatgtgcttttcttttGCTGCCTGGGAGAAACAGTGACTATCATCATAATGAATTTGCTTTTCCTGGGGTTTATGCACCTGTATATCTGCCAGTAAGACTTTACTACCATAATATAGTACATACATATTTTccataacaaaaaaattaatgacaTTTAATCAACTGTTTAGTTAAGACCTTCATCTAATAAACTCAGCAAGACTGTTCCTAATTTTGATACACAATCCTATTTTTCAACTACCTTTTCTGCAAATGGTTTAAGgaaatttcaaaaacaaaacactttcagAATTCAGGCTTAGCAGAGAGTGAACCACCTATCTGTGTTTTACCTGCATGATATCAGCACTGGAAAACCTCTCCATCTCACATacgaggggaggggaaggactGTCAGAGTTCACCCaaggtgacctttgacctggaaGTAGATACTTCCGCACTCCTTCCTCAAGCAGGACCCGGTCGATGTCCGACAGTGGCAGTCGGACAATACCTTCGGCCTCGCCACTGGAGGGGCGGTTACTGCTGATAAACTCGGCTACAGCAAACACCTTGCCATGGTTTGGGGTTTGAGAGAGCCTGCTGCGGTACTCAGCCATGCATTTACTGCGCAGACACTGCAGACGCTGCTCAGGGACGGTGTCGTTCCCCAGAACGCAGGCCAGCAGTGGGAGGTCGCCGGGGTGCAGCCCAAGAGTGCGACACAATGTGTCGCGGCACAGCTGCATCGTGCACAGCCTGTCCAGCCGCAGCCGGGAGACGGACAAGTACGGCGCAGTGTCGAAGATCAGGAAGTCCGAGTCCTGGCTCAGGATCCCCATGCAGTCATTCTGCAGGGCATAGCTGGCGATCTCATAGTCAGCCTCGCGCGTGGTGCTCCAGGTCTCCTGCCCCAGTGACTTGAGGGCGAACGTGGAGAAGGTGGCCAGGCCTGAGGGGAGACAGAGCAGGTCCCTGCCGGGCTGCTGTCCGTGGAGCTTGATGTGCTGAAAAACTCGGGCCACGTCCTTGTTCACCCTCAGCCTTCGCCTCACCCACTCCTTCCGCTTGTCATCGTCCACCACGCCGtcaaagaaaaacaccaaacGGATTCCCGCAGCAGTAAAGGAGGCCACAAACTCCTCCAGGAGGTGCAGATACTCCCTCCACTGGCCTCCGTGCACCCAGGCCTGGCAACTATACCAGAGCCTCAGGCAGGCCATCCCATCCACGGCCAGTGTGGGGACATGTCCCGGCTTCGCCCGCCTGTGCTGCTCTGCCATTTCCCTCAGGTCCACCTGTACACAGGCTCCAGGTACAGCATTCTCCACAAACCCCTGCAGCCCCTTCACCCCCATCTCAGAGtcagcaaacacactcacgccAGCGAGGAATACCAATACACAGCAAATGTGCAGATAACAACGATAGCGCTGAACACCCCACACACTAGATTGCACCTATTCTATGTCaagcaatttttaaattttttaaatctttacaaCAGTACCCCTTCCTTCACAAATACTCAAAATATTAGAACTGATGCATATAACACATTGTCACTGGAGATAGCTGGCTAACAAACAACAGTCTATGTTGACAGCACATTACTCTACGTGTGGAACACGGGTAGTTTGTCTAATTCAGTACGAAGttcttgtttgttgttttatgttcagtgaaAAACAGCAGTACTTCTGTAGGTTATCTGCACGTTTTGTAGGAATGCAACAGACCACGTTTTAGAGTGTGATCTAGCATACGTAAACAAACAAGCTACCTAGATGCAGGAATTTAGCTAGCAGCGCAAGCAGGCTGGTGTAGGAGACACTTCATATTTGCATGCAATGAGCCAACAAGCTACGTTACATAACTGAGCAAAACAACGCCGTAACAGCGGTTTAACTACATCAGAAAAGAAACTAAGAAACCTTTCTGAAAGGAAACAAGAACAAATTTGAAACGCCTGGAAGTAAGCAATAGCCGCTTCCTCGTTGGCTGACGCATTTACACAGTATCCGTTTCCGGTAAACCCGACCTGATTACGTCACAGCGCGGAATACCCATTCAGGACAAAAATATGGACTGACGGATCGTGCGGTGTTTTCGGTTTTGTCGTTTCATTTGGCATCAAATTGTCCTCTTAATCtatagcataataataataataataataataataataataataataataataataatagaagacCAATACCGCTCTTGGTATTCTCCGTCTCTTATTAgcctataataataattattaggaTTCGAATTTCCCTACGTAAAAAGCATTTACTCAGGGAATTGtacttctgcatttattttacatccCGTTTATAGTGTTTTATTGCAACAAATGATTTCAGTCTAACAATATCGGCTTATTTATTGTCCTCATTCACACGCAGTTGTGATGTTAATTGTGAACACCGGAAAGAATTGGATTTCAGACACAGAACCACAAAAGGCAATTACAATAAAGACGAGGAAAAGGGTAATTGTCCCCCTAAAAAGCGACAAGCATTTTAAAGCCTAGCCTATTATTATTCTCTCGTCGAGGTGGTACTGTGGTATATTTATTCTAAACACCAAATCAACGGCATCTgacaaatattttgagtacTATCTTTTCCCAGAGTTCAAATTCAAAAAGCCTATGCGAAAACGCGCATGTAGGCAAAAGCAACTTGTGGGGCAGTTCGAAGGTTTCCGTGCACGAGATATGTGAAATAACAGTGCGCCCCACGGGCAAAAAGATGTTACTATTTGTGAACACCAAGCTCATCAATTGTGACCCTGTCATGCAGAGTGTGAATAGGAGAGACCATATGCCTGCTATCCCTACAGGTTCTTACATCTGTTCATACGGGCCAGATGCTCAGAGACTGAGGGCCGTTCTTAAAGGGTGCCGCCCTGTTCAAATCCCTCGGTGCAATGCACTGAAAGTGTGTgctacatttaataaaaaactgaatataaACACTAACTAcaaggaaaacataaaaagaaagcTAATGTGAGAGGCAAGGAGCTAGGGAGCCAAATGGGCTATATATACAGTGTCAATTTCTGAGTGCTAAGTTACAGCCTAAATAGTAGGCTATATAGCTAATTTATGTGACGTTATGTAACTGAGATAAGGACGTTCAGATGGAAATGTAATGATAATGTGAATTCACCAAAATGTATGGTTTAATTCTTTGTCGCATTTGTCCAACTTTGCAATTTGTAAGTAACtgcaagaaaaatgaaatactaGCCTATGTTTCATttagacatttacatttttgaactCTAAGCCGCGCGTGCCATACAATGCGGCTGAATATGCTATAATTAAACGGTTTCACTATCTTTTTAGACCTGGGCCTGATGTCGCTGGCAATCTGTTGGTTTTAAGATGTGCATACCATTGTCTTGAAcccctaacctcccccccccctacccgCTCGAGGCTTCTGTCAGTCTATGCGCAACCACACAAAACCGCCCCCCGGGGAAAGAGGCAGATGTTCTTTGGAAAACATCGGCACGCGACTGCCCTCATCTCTGCAAAAGCATTCTAAAGTAACCCCGTATcggcccacccccaccctagAAACCCACACTCTATAATGCGTGCTCCTATCGCTAACCCAAAGTATCCCCCAAACTTCTCCCTGTGTGACCCCAGCAACAGACAGAACAAGAATACGGCCACTTCCAGATTGGTCCTTCCCTCTTTGGAGCAGCTGGCCGTAGTAATCTGATCTGGAGACAAAGGACCGCTCACTCGCTCCCAGGATCACAGGTAAACACGCGAAGGCTTTATCATTAAAATTAGCAAAGGGCTGGACAGAAGCAGATGATTTGCGatggttttggttttttcctCGAGAGAGGGGTGAGATAGCTGCTCCTTATCCATCATCTACCGTATCCGCGCGCTGGCAAGCCACGCGACAGACCttttattattgtaatcagcACATGCCTTCGCAACATCATGCATGATTGCAGCAAATAACGCTTTTCTCATCTTTACACAATATATGTTCGGCAGAAAGAAATTTGTGTCCTTCCTCTGAACCCAACTCAACATCCTCAAGGAAACCGTGTAGGAAGGAAAATCCCTTACCCACCTCTCTAGCGCATGTGACTGTTTATTTATGCAACAGGGCAGTCAGCAAATAACTAGCCTATTCAGTAGTAAAACCCGTGTCCaacaggattttattttatacccGAGGGGTAAACTAACCGCAAACTGCACAACTCGTTATATGTCCCGTGTATTTACAATTTATGTTAAATTTTCTCccgaagttttttttttttttaattaaaatttttttttttcattcagtgagAGGAATTATGTTGAATCTTAGTCTTAACAGATTAATTCCAGCCGTACCGTGGGCGACTTGTAAAGTAACAGCCATTTCCCGTACGGTCGTTATGGTGTGATGCCTGCCGTGCACAGGTTCCCATGAGCActttattcataaaatgaaagttCTGGCTTCCCTCACCATATGGCGAAGACCATACCGTTACAGGTTCTTTAACATGCTTCGAGTTCAATTTGGATGAAGACTGTGCAATATGTACGAGACAGTAGAGACATGCAGTTGGAAGTGAAAAAACGCCATTTGGTTTGGAGCAGATGGTTGGCCAGAGGGCTAGCCGCGTCTAAAGGCGTGTCGTGCCCTTCAGATTGAATCCCCAAGGGCTCCCCCTTGTATtcaaaatcaatgaaaattaAAGCGCAAAGAAAAGATGAATAGTCAGACCTCGAGTCCCTTCTTTGTTCATTGCAGCTACTGGTGGGCAGGAGTTAAACTACAACAGTCCCCTATAGAAACACTTAAGTTAAACAGTCTTCCCATAGTCCACCTTCTGAAAGACGGAgagtaagaaaaaaaagctttctgcTTGATTTAACCAAGACAGACTCGCGTGGCATAAATTAAGTTTGAAAAGAATATGTGTACTGGGCAGGATTCTGAAGGATTTAAACCATGCCTTTCGGTTACGCTTTGCTTCAGTAATCGAAAAATGTGTGCCACGTCAGTTTAATAAATGTCCGATGGGGTATGGTGCAGAACGGGCAAGGACAGTAAGCTCTAGCGCGTGTAACCTTCTCAACTCTAAAAAAGACTACTAGACATGAACACCACTTAAAGCATGGACAACGACCACGGAACACCGAACTGAAATACAGTCTAAGTGAATTTGCGATTATTTTGGCAAAGGGGTGACATTCTCACTACCCCTTTGGCAAAATAATTGCAACATCAGCGCACACAATTACTGAACGGACCACAACTTTTAATGTAGAGATCTAAAGGTACTGCCATTTCAACTGGTGCCAGCCCTGATATCCAACGCTTCCACTGAGTATACGAAGACATACTTGCAACTATCAAAGTTTGAAAAAACCTGGGGCATTATCATTCTAAGGGGGATTAATAGATGCCCTCAGAAAGTGAAGGAATTTCTGTGGCTTTTTCGTGCCGCATGTCTCGGCAAACTGAAGGACTGCCTTCCATCCAAAAATCGAAATCCCGTTTCAATTAATGTCCTCATTGAGaccgccccccacacacattcacccttTCACttttaccaaaaacaaaatacgGTGTAACTTGAACAGTTGAAGGGACAACCTTGTAATAATCTATCTTAAAATGGTGTGTCCTATTTGATTGGAGTTTTGTAGCTGAATTCTGCAAATTGtattacataaaaacaaataaacaacaaattatTTGTCTCTGATGTTAAAATAATGAGATAACGGTtggtactgtttttttctgtttggctgGAAGGGCTACTTTAAGTTGGACATTGTTGTAGGGACGGGAGCGTGCGCCGAggggagctctctctctctctctctctctctgttatatTGTGAAAAGAGCAGGTGCTGTCTGAATTACCATACAGCTGAAAGCGCGGAGAACAAACGTTTCTTCCCGCACAATAACAAAGCTCCTTAATGACAGCCACGCGAACGACGGACATCAGCACACTTTTTACTATCCAGCTTAAGCGTGTGAGAGGGAAAGTCTATACTTACATAAACTTAACAAAACTTAACATGGCTCTAAAAAGTCTCCACCCcttgaaaaatacatacagtTTTCAGAATGAATAAAGTTGTATACTTCATAAGAGGAATTCAGTCATGCTGCCATGTTATGCTGGTAAAAATCCGGGCACAAGAAAGAGCTTTTGGGCCCGCTGTTCTTTCAGATAATTGGCCATGTGTTTACGAAGTTTTGCCAGTTTTGTCAGATTGTGTATTTTGCACTGTCGGCCATATAGTTGCCTAACATGCAGAAAACGTCCTTTTTTCgtttaaatttgaattattattattattattattattattattattatttgtttatttatttattttttgaggggGTCTCGTATAATTTGCACAAAtcatttttcaggaaaaaaagcaaaacgaATGCGCCGAACTTCGGGTAAATACTAAAGTTTAGAAAGGTAAATGCGCCGAACTTCGGGTAAATACTAAAGTTTAGAAAGGTAATATCTCTCAAACTGGTTTTAGCGACTTCCAATATTCAAATCGTGTTGAAGTTAAGTGTTCCGTTTTGAGTACATCCTTATAGCCTATATATGTTTGGGCAGCGTGAGAGGCTTACTGCACAGGTAAACGGTTTATCTCGCACCTGAAAAGTGTGCTGCGATTTGAAATTTTGTGTCATGAAAGGACGTAAAAGGATTCTTATGGTTAAAGATTTGCTGGAATGTAAATGAGACGGTTTTGTTGTGTGCCACGGGGAAGGGTTGCACATTTTACAGCTCAGTGACCATTTGGCAATCTTTTGAGAGGAGGGCTTTCAAAAGTGTCCCTTTGTGACAGCTCGAGCCAGATAGGGGGGTAGTTCATTTGCATCTCATTACCCTTGTAGGGGCAGTCTGTATAAAACCGGCGGCAAGCTGACGGGAACATTAGACACACGCATGTTGAACGAAGAGCTTGTAAGAAATTAGAAGAGAAGTATTTTGGATCAGTACCATATTAACTCCGAACAAAACAAAgggaacattaaaaacaaacaaacgaaagaGTAACTAAAAAATCTTGGTTTACATTTCTTTGCAACTACGAGTCAGAATTTGTGTTTAACTgcaaaatttaatttcactaTTGGAATTACCGCCTTGCCAAGGAATTTCGAGTTCATTCCCAAATCTTATTTTGGGATCTTGTGCGCTCTGCTTTGGGGATTATATTTATTGCTTTTCAAAGAAGAAAACTGCATGGCTGATGCGAGAAACTAAAGAAGAAGCGTTGAGTTCAGAGAGAAGAGTTCATGTTTCACAAAAGACGTGCCTTTCAGTTTAACGCTTACTGAAAAAGGTGGAtctgggagagggagactgtAGTGAAGGAAAGCTTCACTTCCTATATTCAGAGCTGggacatatatttattttcccaggCTCCGTATTATTTATTGAAGACCTGACCCAAAATGGGACGTCAGTCGCTCATGATTGCAGCCATTCTGTGTGTCATACTAAGCCAGGTACTAGTCTCATCCACTTTATGCAATGCCATTGTCGGGTTCACAGTTTTCAATGTGTTACCAACAAACATAACTTTAAGATGGTATTAATGTGAAAGCTACGCCTCTACGGCAAGGATGCATAGGGACAGTAAGTTAACAGTGTTCATATCTCCACAGGGTTTCTGCTCTGGAGTTTTCGAGCTGAAGTTGCAAGAATTCCTCAACAAGAAAGGAGCGCTGGGCAATAGGAACTGCTGTAGGGGAGGAACGGCGTCGGGGTTTCAGCAGTGTGAATGTAAAACGTTTTTTAGGATCTGCTTGAAGCACTACCAGGCGAACGTATCCCCGGAGCCGCCCTGTACCTACGGCGGCGCAGTTACTCCAATTCTCGGGTCCAACTCATTCACTGTTCCTGAAACAATGGACAGCTCTTTCACCAATCCCATAAAGTTTGCCTTCGGCTTCACGTGGCCGGTGAGTATTACTGATTTATATTTTACGGACATATTGCAATGAACGTTCACAAATCCAAAGGGCTTCTTCCAATGTTTAGGCATAAAAGAAACCCAGACACGTTTAAGCCTAATTTAACCGTTACCAAATCTTATCTGTGTGGGAAACTTCACATCTTCTGGGTGGGTATGTAATTGTCAGCTCTGCGTGAAATTCCGAAACGCTTCATTTTACAACGGTGCTTTACTGGGAAAGTAGAAACTGTGGTGAAGGCTCACAATTAATCAATACTTTGAATTCATTAGTAAGACATTAACCTTTGTAAACCCATTTGACCAGAGTAAACTCGTTTACACATTAGCCTACAGGcctgctttgtttttctgtagtGATTTCTTTCCAGTGTCTCGTTTATTaatcactttctctttcttaaCAGGGTACATTTTCTCTGATCATTGAAGCGCTACACACTGATACCGCAGATGACCTCTCAACAGGTGAGGGCATCCTGACATCAAGTGCAAATTCTGTATTCTTGTATTAATTGATTT
It encodes:
- the fam120b gene encoding constitutive coactivator of peroxisome proliferator-activated receptor gamma isoform X2 yields the protein MGVKGLQGFVENAVPGACVQVDLREMAEQHRRAKPGHVPTLAVDGMACLRLWYSCQAWVHGGQWREYLHLLEEFVASFTAAGIRLVFFFDGVVDDDKRKEWVRRRLRVNKDVARVFQHIKLHGQQPGRDLLCLPSGLATFSTFALKSLGQETWSTTREADYEIASYALQNDCMGILSQDSDFLIFDTAPYLSVSRLRLDRLCTMQLCRDTLCRTLGLHPGDLPLLACVLGNDTVPEQRLQCLRSKCMAEYRSRLSQTPNHGKVFAVAEFISSNRPSSGEAEGIVRLPLSDIDRVLLEEGVRKYLLPGQRSPWVNSDSPSPPLVCEMERFSSADIMQAAKEKHIRAECFIVYNVLYDGVVECSNTLEDEEETDLPPQALLYRPARERLYGLLLPTPAGSSPAPAVKEWFVFPGNQLKEPDLVSPVPLGQPVKWHTLPLRRKPRFERPVVWRRCDRDGAPCDRIPRHLQPAGLRRGPAAAGYAPYGRGPPPHLHLTAGRSCASSRSDVFTPVANRRRIIQCVSRKSYQIYIYTGIKSSECHQTESLAWRQAGFLEEFAVCTCINYILCSILSPVCSY
- the fam120b gene encoding constitutive coactivator of peroxisome proliferator-activated receptor gamma isoform X1, coding for MGVKGLQGFVENAVPGACVQVDLREMAEQHRRAKPGHVPTLAVDGMACLRLWYSCQAWVHGGQWREYLHLLEEFVASFTAAGIRLVFFFDGVVDDDKRKEWVRRRLRVNKDVARVFQHIKLHGQQPGRDLLCLPSGLATFSTFALKSLGQETWSTTREADYEIASYALQNDCMGILSQDSDFLIFDTAPYLSVSRLRLDRLCTMQLCRDTLCRTLGLHPGDLPLLACVLGNDTVPEQRLQCLRSKCMAEYRSRLSQTPNHGKVFAVAEFISSNRPSSGEAEGIVRLPLSDIDRVLLEEGVRKYLLPGQRSPWVNSDSPSPPLVCEMERFSSADIMQAAKEKHIRAECFIVYNVLYDGVVECSNTLEDEEETDLPPQALLYRPARERLYGLLLPTPAGSSPAPAVKEWFVFPGNQLKEPDLVSPVPLGQPGGNPDLSVLWFGEGATVTALRVTAFLAIFSLQDFAEDLQQLDTPLMAVGLLLIYISLQDSHLSLEDVDAYLSQAVCMRGKSYTELLSTRVSVVDSRAVQLGSLFVRGLAVLIAANSACGFPFLSDHLMPWNTFDGFLFHSKYLQAHRGSTDGELLEGNDSWVSQFRQLRELVLSVCRRRGKAILSAPRRVAAASWKPMGREDNPTEKRPQHFKYAEQPCPPPQNYRVQSRGPRPDMQECGYGPRSRRPGRQRYRLAPRWPQHPNSRPYFP